The following proteins are encoded in a genomic region of Corticium candelabrum chromosome 11, ooCorCand1.1, whole genome shotgun sequence:
- the LOC134187057 gene encoding uncharacterized protein LOC134187057, which produces MVRFIRSGRRLLQVLGPQRVRSSLMGGGGPGCVPIQAPLSVRMRALRRFDNRFGLRLWTSLEGLTVAALDSDVPTNLTEMLTNLIGLRTFKYWDLGMEIVRDTE; this is translated from the exons ATGGTTCGTTTTATTCGCTCTGGTCGACGACTTCTGCAGGTTTTAg gGCCTCAACGTGTGCGCTCATCTCTGATGGGAGGCGGAGGGCCGGGCTGTGTGCCTATTCAAGCTCCTCTGAGTGTCCGCATGCGTGCTCTGAGACGATTCGATAATCGATTTGGACTTCGGTTGTGGACTAGTCTCGAAGGACTGACCGTTGCCGCACTGGATAGCGACGTGCCAACCAACCTGACAGAAATGCTGACCAATTTGATTGGTCTACGAACATTTAAATATTGGGACTTAGGAATGGAAATTGTCAGAGATACGGAATGA
- the LOC134186366 gene encoding U3 small nucleolar RNA-associated protein 14 homolog A-like — protein sequence MNGHDAEDKHVAEDEHVFEDAAISASEEENDDLETAETETHDKMLAAISLLDKKKSSKQSRRTEAAGEVSELNLRPSDGKTIELGDLLSSLERTAEHGELKKKLLRMQKTKDPLDVPLPKPQADRAQRTAAYRETATDISKWQPIVKKNREAEHLFFPLKQHSFTPARPSTSTLQLKPVSALERDIMALMSGPGALHNISDNKRALSESEEKALKAMDLEKALERRHELQKARALQSFYEQKARRQNKIKSKKYRRLKKKAKERNAEKLIAEGMSNVDPEEAQSELEKAEALRAKERMTLRHHNKSKWATKVLQRAHKDPVVRQALTEQKQLGRQLKQKIKVPTDDGDDDNSTSSEDAYFESDEGETQPVVLNSESQTNPWLAGESLATVKEGKKRKRKQRETETLENFKAKKIPAYHADDGQLVLLNDGEEGNTKENDSEDETEEMNANVDKESNSEEESISDEHESNQDAHDVKFGGDMDDRLEEESTSSLQQETLSHNNLPTKVVPFANLDPSNVISVIEEVDEDDKRDNAGGLHRQQSHIAEAFANDDVIAEFIKDKEQEVEEDTPKDVDLTLPGWGSWAGHGTILQQKPQKQIIKKAPPTEPREDRALPHVIIRQKRDKKFGKHQISHLPFPFTSREQFEKVLCAPIGRHWNTEVTFQSTIKPQVKTQMGAIIQPIEMTDEIKKMAKTSGIQRASNRREQQRHNRTEATAAT from the exons ATGAATGGCCACGATGCTGAAGACAAGCATGTAGCTGAGGACGAGCATGTGTTTGAAGATGCTGCGATTAGTGCCAGTGAGGAAGAG AATGATGATTTGGAGACAGCAGAAACAGAGACGCATGATAAGATGCTGGCGGCTATTAGTTTGTTGGATAAAAAGAAGTC TTCTAAGCAATCAAGGCGAACAGAAGCAGCTGGAGAAGTTTCTGAACTGAACCTGAGACCTTCAGACG GTAAAACGATTGAACTTGGTGATCTCCTTAGCAGTCTTGAGAGGACAGCTGAGCATGGAGAACTGAAGAAAAAGCTG TTGAGAATGCAAAAGACAAAGGATCCTTTAGATGTGCCACTTCCTAAGCCACAAGCTGACAGA GCGCAACGTACTGCTGCATACAGAGAAACAGCCACGGACATTAGCAAATGGCAGCCAATAGTCAAGAAGAACAGAGAG GCTGAGCATCTCTTCTTTCCTTTGAAACAACACTCTTTCACACCGGCACGACCATCTACATCTACACTTCAGTTAAAG CCTGTCTCTGCTTTGGAGCGAGACATAATGGCACTTATGAGCGGTCCTGGGGCACTGCATAACATCAGTGACAACAAACGGGCTCTCAGTGAATCAGAAGAGAAAGCTCTGAAAGCAATGGATCTAGAAAAA GCTCTTGAAAGAAGGCACGAGTTGCAGAAGGCGAGAGCTCTGCAGTCATTTTATGAGCAAAAGGCAAGGAGACAGAACAAAATTAAGAGCAAGAA GTATCGCCGTTTGAAGAAGAAAGCAAAAGAACGAAATGCCGAGAAGCTGATTGCTGAAGGCATGAGCAACGTCGATCCAGAAGAAGCACAGTCAGAGTTAGAAAAGGCAGAAGCTTTACGAGCCAAG GAACGAATGACTCTACGACATCATAACAAGTCTAAATGGGCAACAAAAGTGTTGCAGCGAGCACACAAAGATCCCGTTGTTAGGCAAGCCCTGACAGAACAGAAGCAACTTGGCAGGCAACTGAAGCAGAAGATCAAAGTGCCAACGGATGATGGCGATGATGAcaattcaacatctagtgaaGATGCTTATTTTGAGTCTGATGAGGGTGAAACACAGCCTGTTGTTCTAAATTCAGAAAGCCAAACCAATCCATGGTTGGCAGGGGAGTCCTTGGCAACAGTTAAAGAAggcaagaaaagaaaaagaaaacaaaggGAAACAGAAACCTTGGAGAATTTTAAAGCAAAGAAAATTCCAGCATATCACGCAGATGATGGTCAACTAGTTCTATTGAATGATGGAGAGGAGGGAAATACAAAGGAAAACGATTCTGAAGATGAAACAGAAGAAATGAATGCAAATGTGGACAAAGAATCAAACTCTGAAGAAGAATCAATATCAGACGAACATGAAAGCAATCAAGATGCCCATGATGTGAAATTTGGTGGTGACATGGATGATCGTTTAGAAGAGGAATCTACTAGCAGTTTGCAGCAAGAAACTTTGTCTCATAACAATCTACCAACTAAAGTTGTGCCGTTTGCCAATCTTGATCCATCCAACGTTATATCTGTTATTGAAGAAGTTGATGAGGATGATAAACGTGACAACGCTGGTGGTTTGCATAGACAGCAGAGTCACATTGCAGAGGCATTTGCCAATGATGATGTCATAGCTGAATTTATCAAGGACAAGGAGCAA GAAGTGGAAGAAGATACACCCAAGGATGTTGATCTGACATTACCAGGATGGGGATCCTGGGCAGGTCATGGAACCATACTGCAGCAGAAGCCACAGAAACAAATAATAAAGAAAGCACCACCGACAGAGCCACGAGAAGATAGAGCGCTACCTCATGTTATCATCAGACAGAAGAGAGACAAGAAATTTGGAAAACATCAG ATTTCACACTTGCCCTTTCCCTTCACGTCAAGAGAGCaatttgagaaagttttatgTGCTCCAATCGGCCGCCATTGGAATACTGAAGTCACATTCCAAAGCACAATCAAACCACAAGTCAAAACGCAGATGGGGGCTATCATTCAACCAATTGAAATGACAGACGAGATAAAGAAAATGGCAAAGACGTCAGGAATACAACGAGCAAGCAATAGACGAGAGCAACAGAGACATAATAGAACagaagcaacagcagcaacatga
- the LOC134187039 gene encoding probable tubulin polyglutamylase TTLL2, with protein sequence MASSFVFRSDTSCPELVREVFLSRGFREFEEKEDDDLTGWNIFWRSSHFCLRYHHELRPYQRLTHFPKSSTITRKDGLLRSLRRMQAVYGRTVYDYFPDGYILPNDYTKFVEACRRHSSRLWICKPADLSRGRGISLLRDMNELTYDGPSVVQRYICDPLLVSGYKFDLRLYVAVVSFQPLTIYIHEEGLARFATEKFNLSSLHNVYSHLTNTSINKYSPTYAQGKEGIGCGCKWTLGQLRSYLAGLERDEPLLWQRITRIVMLTLLAQMPLVPLVHNCVELYGFDVLIDEQMKPWLLEVNFSPALHCDCRVDVMVKKPLLNDLIDLLGLRNVDKIPLGVGSKAKTRTTSSVVSRSQNVSRMTSARKKSQSLPSRQLGNFCSRPKTQTQRRHWTDVQETGRVASSKRRLLTACLSSTLRFSLHPSRTTRRTSGTTRAHAHSARHPHVVQSTNHSVPHLGTTECDETSVGISSFEDRSNKSSFSQPNPSHVTYNNTDDLSTTPFLYGTTSDINRFPDGCTNTVYGDGLPKTRFHGVNETRKLPSRVGGFVLVFPFNEATRRASCATTLDIRVITQEIQKEVKQGSTRWAPLLL encoded by the coding sequence ATGGCGAGCAGCTTCGTATTCCGCTCCGACACCTCGTGTCCAGAGCTAGTGAGAGAGGTCTTTCTGTCGCGCGGCTTCCGCGAATTCGAAGAGAAAGAGGACGACGACCTGACAGGCTGGAACATTTTCTGGCGCTCGTCTCACTTCTGTTTACGCTATCACCACGAATTACGTCCCTACCAGCGTCTCACCCATTTCCCCAAGTCGAGCACAATAACGCGCAAGGACGGCCTTCTTCGCTCTCTACGGCGCATGCAGGCAGTATACGGTCGCACCGTCTATGACTATTTCCCGGATGGCTACATACTACCCAACGACTACACGAAATTCGTCGAGGCCTGTCGTCGTCACTCATCGCGGCTATGGATCTGTAAGCCCGCCGACCTGTCGCGTGGGCGTGGCATCTCGTTGCTACGCGACATGAATGAATTGACCTATGACGGTCCGTCTGTGGTGCAGAGATACATTTGTGACCCTCTGCTCGTCTCTGGTTACAAATTCGATCTTCGTCTCTATGTTGCTGTCGTCTCCTTTCAGCCGCTTACCATTTATATCCACGAGGAGGGTCTGGCTCGATTCGCTACCGAAAAGTTTAATCTCTCATCACTGCACAATGTGTATTCCCATCTTACGAATACATCGATTAATAAGTATTCGCCGACTTACGCACAGGGAAAGGAGGGTATCGGATGCGGCTGCAAGTGGACGCTTGGCCAGCTTCGGTCCTATTTAGCCGGACTAGAACGCGACGAACCGCTTCTCTGGCAGAGAATTACTCGTATCGTCATGTTGACGTTGTTGGCTCAGATGCCTCTTGTGCCGTTGGTTCATAATTGTGTTGAACTGTACGGGTTCGACGTTCTCATCGATGAGCAAATGAAGCCGTGGTTATTGGAGGTTAACTTTTCGCCGGCTCTACACTGTGATTGTCGAGTCGATGTGATGGTGAAGAAACCGTTACTTAATGATCTCATCGATTTGTTGGGGTTGAGGAATGTGGACAAGATACCGCTCGGTGTGGGATCAAAAGCGAAAACACGAACAACGTCGTCTGTCGTTTCACGGTCGCAGAATGTAAGCAGGATGACGTCTGCTAGAAAAAAGTCACAATCTTTACCGTCTCGTCAGTTGGGCAATTTTTGTTCACGCCCAAAGACTCAGACGCAGAGAAGGCACTGGACAGATGTTCAAGAAACAGGCAGAGTCGCATCGAGCAAACGGCGATTACTCACCGCGTGTCTGTCGTCGACACTTCGATTCAGTTTACACCCTAGCCGAACAACGAGACGTACATCGGGGACTACCAGAGCACACGCTCACTCAGCAAGACATCCTCATGTCGTTCAGAGTACAAACCATTCTGTACCTCATTTGGGGACAACAGAATGTGATGAGACGTCTGTGGGTATTTCTTCATTCGAAGACAGATCGAACAAGTCTAGTTTCTCACAGCCAAATCCGAGTCATGTGACCTATAATAATACCGACGATTTGTCGACAACACCATTCTTATATGGAACTACAAGTGACATAAACCGATTTCCAGACGGATGCACGAACACCGTGTATGGAGACGGATTACCCAAAACCCGATTTCACGGTGTGAACGAAACAAGAAAACTGCCGTCGCGAGTCGGTGGCTTTGTCCTCGTCTTTCCATTCAACGAAGCTACGAGGAGAGCATCGTGTGCAACGACGTTGGACATTCGAGTTATTACTCAGGAAATTCAGAAAGAGGTGAAACAAGGATCGACACGGTGGGCTCCATTATTACTCTAA